The Desulfuromonas versatilis genome has a segment encoding these proteins:
- a CDS encoding nucleotidyltransferase gives MRAVGLITEYNPFHNGHLHHLQRSKSVADAEVAVAVMSGHFLQRGEPALVDKWVRTEMALAAGVDLVLELPFPFACNSAPYFAQGAVQALDALGGVESVCFGSESGELGTLEGCAQLLLDQEETLAGRTGELLRTGVGYPEARARASGELSPSPAIGDLLATPNNILGIEYLKALRATGSAIRPLTIPRIGAGYHDVEAVGEIASATGIRRMVDAGTPVEAFIPSTCRAPLLQALAEGRCLDTESLHRLLLARLFRGAESLRGLYQLEEGIETRLVEAAESSTGYDGLVGSARPRQFTRTRIQRLLAYLLNEVSAAQMADFLACGPLYLHLLGSSAKGREFLSANRKQFALPLVQNYSRVRAILKRHYGSRSQAFRVAEAMLELELRATRNYTLLMRRWPGGHRNRDFFEPVRFG, from the coding sequence ATGCGCGCCGTCGGCCTGATCACCGAATACAACCCCTTCCACAACGGCCATCTCCACCACCTGCAGCGGAGCAAATCTGTCGCGGATGCGGAAGTCGCCGTGGCGGTGATGAGCGGGCATTTTCTGCAGCGCGGCGAGCCGGCGCTGGTCGACAAGTGGGTGCGCACCGAGATGGCCCTGGCCGCCGGCGTCGACCTGGTGCTGGAGCTCCCCTTTCCCTTCGCCTGCAACAGCGCCCCCTACTTCGCCCAAGGCGCGGTGCAGGCCCTCGATGCCCTGGGCGGGGTGGAGAGCGTCTGCTTCGGCAGCGAATCGGGGGAACTGGGCACGCTGGAGGGCTGCGCCCAGCTGCTGCTCGACCAGGAAGAAACGCTCGCCGGGCGGACCGGGGAGCTGCTGCGTACCGGGGTCGGCTACCCGGAGGCCCGGGCCCGGGCCTCCGGCGAACTCTCCCCATCCCCCGCGATTGGCGACCTGCTCGCCACCCCCAACAACATCCTCGGCATCGAATACCTCAAGGCCCTGCGCGCCACCGGCAGCGCCATCCGCCCCCTGACCATCCCGCGCATCGGCGCCGGTTATCACGACGTGGAGGCGGTGGGCGAAATCGCCAGCGCCACCGGAATCCGCCGGATGGTGGACGCCGGGACGCCGGTCGAGGCATTTATCCCCTCGACCTGCCGGGCGCCGCTGCTGCAGGCACTCGCCGAGGGGCGGTGCCTGGATACCGAGAGCCTGCACCGGCTGCTGCTGGCCCGGCTGTTTCGCGGTGCCGAATCGCTGCGCGGGCTCTATCAGCTGGAGGAGGGGATCGAGACCCGCCTGGTCGAGGCTGCCGAGTCCAGCACCGGCTACGACGGACTGGTGGGGAGCGCCAGGCCCCGCCAGTTCACCCGGACCCGCATCCAGCGCCTCCTGGCCTACCTGCTCAACGAGGTGAGCGCGGCGCAAATGGCGGATTTTCTGGCGTGCGGCCCGCTCTACCTGCACCTGCTGGGCAGCAGCGCAAAAGGACGGGAGTTCCTGAGCGCCAACCGCAAGCAGTTCGCCCTGCCGCTGGTGCAGAACTATTCGCGGGTGCGGGCGATTCTCAAACGCCACTATGGGAGCAGAAGCCAAGCCTTCCGGGTGGCCGAAGCGATGCTGGAGCTGGAGCTGCGCGCCACGCGCAACTACACCCTGCTGATGCGCCGCTGGCCGGGAGGGCACCGCAATCGGGATTTTTTCGAGCCGGTGCGTTTCGGCTGA
- a CDS encoding family 1 encapsulin nanocompartment shell protein: MNLLRRELAPITPKAWAEIDTMAREALAANLSARKFVDLDGPYGIAHPCVNLGRLQIPAEQKPGGVRYGVNQVLPLVETRVSFVVKQWELDNIERGAKDFQLDTLVEAARQMADFEEQAVYHGFGPAGIKGLQAEVPGPQLPLELEMDALVDAVSEGQARLLREGVEGGANLVVSPEVWKFLARSTPGGTLRSLLEMQLGGQVIYSNTVKGALLAAARGGDLELTVGQDFAIGYHHHTAEEIHLFMTESFTFRVVTPETLVGFEMKKKAKK; encoded by the coding sequence ATGAACCTGCTCAGACGTGAACTGGCCCCCATCACCCCCAAGGCTTGGGCGGAAATCGACACCATGGCCCGCGAAGCCCTGGCCGCCAACCTCTCGGCGCGCAAGTTCGTCGACCTGGATGGTCCTTACGGCATCGCCCACCCCTGCGTGAACCTCGGCAGGTTGCAGATCCCCGCCGAGCAGAAGCCCGGGGGGGTCCGCTACGGGGTGAACCAGGTGCTGCCGCTGGTCGAGACCCGGGTGAGCTTCGTGGTCAAGCAGTGGGAGCTGGACAATATCGAGCGCGGCGCCAAGGACTTTCAGCTCGACACTCTGGTGGAGGCGGCCCGGCAGATGGCCGATTTCGAGGAGCAGGCGGTGTATCACGGTTTCGGCCCGGCAGGGATCAAGGGGCTGCAGGCCGAGGTTCCCGGCCCGCAGCTGCCGCTGGAGCTGGAGATGGACGCCCTGGTCGACGCCGTCTCCGAAGGCCAGGCCCGGCTGCTGCGCGAGGGGGTGGAAGGTGGCGCCAACCTGGTGGTGAGCCCCGAGGTCTGGAAGTTTCTCGCCCGCAGCACCCCCGGTGGGACCCTGCGCAGCCTGCTGGAGATGCAGCTGGGCGGCCAGGTGATCTACTCCAACACGGTGAAGGGGGCGCTGCTCGCCGCCGCCCGCGGCGGCGACCTGGAGCTGACCGTGGGGCAGGACTTCGCCATCGGCTACCACCATCACACCGCCGAGGAGATTCACCTGTTCATGACCGAATCCTTCACCTTCCGGGTAGTCACCCCCGAAACGCTGGTGGGGTTCGAGATGAAGAAAAAGGCGAAGAAATAG